The sequence GCATGATACCCGCTCCGTTATACCAGCTTCCCGATACCGCTGCCCACGTCAACATAGAGTAAACAAGGCCACATGGAAGCCAACCCCAGAAGAAACCGAATGGTAAAGCATGGCTAGGGTGCTTTAATGGTAGAAATGATTTACCTAAAGGAGATATGTAACGCCATAGCTTCTGTCCGACTTTTTCGAAGAACAACAAGCCGAACCACCATTTACCGATGTACAAACCTAAAATAATCATAAAGACGGCAGCAAATAAACGAAGCCAACCAAGTAAGGCATTAAAATCGCTCAACTGGCCAATCGAAGAAATCGCACCGCCAATCACGCCACCAATTACGGCATAGCTTAGCAGTCGTCCGAGATTATAAAGGAGGGGAATAACAGGGGAAGGTTTACTGTTGCCAATAGACAGAAGCGACGCAATACCACCACACATTCCCATGCAATGGCCTGCGCCGATCAATCCAACAACAAAAGCGCCAATCCAATCAGGCGTCATCATTCTTCTTTTCTGCGTTAGATTGTGTTTCAGTCGAGCTATGTTTGTTGTCGCTCTCTTTCGAGGCTGCGGTA is a genomic window of Vibrio sp. FE10 containing:
- a CDS encoding sulfite exporter TauE/SafE family protein — encoded protein: MTPDWIGAFVVGLIGAGHCMGMCGGIASLLSIGNSKPSPVIPLLYNLGRLLSYAVIGGVIGGAISSIGQLSDFNALLGWLRLFAAVFMIILGLYIGKWWFGLLFFEKVGQKLWRYISPLGKSFLPLKHPSHALPFGFFWGWLPCGLVYSMLTWAAVSGSWYNGAGIMLAFGLGTLPVMLTVGMGANFLKKLQQADLFRQLGAILILIYGFYTGYMALQLIIYTV